The genomic DNA AGCCCACATCCTGGCTCCCATAGAgttatgtgtgagagagagcctgGGAATCAGAGCGGGTGCTGTGTGGAGGTTGGCAGCTTTGGTTTGTCTGTCCAGCAGCAGAGCAAGACTGAGTTTGGTTGTACAGTAGCAGGATGGGCTTGAGGCACATGGCATTTACAGTGAGCCCACCCTTTCTAGAGCTGCTCCTGTCTCACTCTGTGCACTCCTTGCTAGCTGTCCTCATACTTATTGTACTGTGCCTGTGTGGAGGTATATGGGTAGCTGATTCCAGAGCATTCACTGAAATCTTCTGCCTCTCAGGTCTGGATTGATCTTGCTTAGAAGCTGACGGATAAGCTGGAAGGAACCATGACAGCAGCATTCTCTCAGGTAACAAAGGCATCAGCACTCAGCACCAGCCACAAGATCCTCCTGGGGCTGTAGTATCCAAGCACCAGTTCACCCTTCCAGTTTGTatgtgggaactgaggcacgtACTCACCCAAGATCTTGCAGCAGGTCTGTGTCAGAGCTAGGAGTAGAACCCAGCTGCTCTGACTTTCAGACTGATGCCCTCCCACGTAGACCATGCTGCCATCATTAGCAGCGTTCTGGGCTGGTTAGCTGTGTAATAGTGAAGGGATTGAAGCAAGGCCAGGTAGCAGCTCATGAGCACTGTGTTCCCCAGGAGATCCCAGGCTCTGTACCCACCACTTCCTCATTCCCAATCAGCAGCTTCCTCCTGCATCTGTGAAATTCATCTCCTCCCACGCCTGTTTGGGGGAGGAGAGTGTTTGCCATGTCCCGGCAGCTGCCTCCACCCTCCCCTTCAAAGGTGTTCCTCAGCATCTTTCTGCAGAGAGGTCTGGGGGTTGCCTGGTTGGCCCCTGAAGCTGAGTGGCTGCACGTGCTCAGCAGCAGTCTTGTGCTGAAATGGTGGGTGGGGGAGTTCCGGcccacctctcttcccccattCTCATGCTGCTGGGTTGCTTGTTAAGTGCTAGTCACCTTAgaacaggagtggccaacctgtggctccggaaccacaagtggctcttcagaagttaatatgcagctccttgtataggcaccgactccggggttggagctacaggcaccGACTTTTTAATGTGCTGGGGGGGGTGgtcactgctctgccacaggccccgccccctccccatagcATGCCCTACCCttgctcccagagcctcctgcatgcctcaaaacagctgatcaggagggagagggagtctctGATTGGgtctgctggtgggtgggagatgctggcgggctgctgatgtattactgtggctcttcagtaatatacattggtaaattctggctccgtCGCAGGcttaggttggccacccctgccttagaaacAGCGAGACACTGCTCAGATGGCCCTGAGGTGCACAAGGCAGCAGCACACAATTCCAGGCCTCCCACTCATAGAGCACTGGTTCCTCCAGATCCAGCAGCTGAAAATACATCCCTTTCCTTAGTGTTTCAGTGGCAAGATTGGTTGGAGCATTGTAGCCATTTGCTGCTTAGTCaagagttagaatcatagaatatcagagttggaagggacctcaagaggtcatctagttcccCCAAACCAGACCATTTGGGGATTTCTGTGGCATCAGGTTGGGTGGTCAGCCAGTCAATGGGCATCaatagagaatctaccacaacctttggtaaattgttccaatagttaatttaACACTTTAGtgctagtctgaatttgtttagcttcaacttccggcCATTGAATtgtgttctacctttctctggcAGCTTGGAGAGGCCATTATTAAATACTCTATAAGTaactacatgggaaacaaataatcgttaccccttaaccttctcttattAATATATTCTGATTATGCAAACACATGACTCCATTAGGATAGGAAATCatgtcacacacacccctttgcaCTTAAAAGCATCAAATActaattgaaaatattttacGGTAAAACTGGTTTATGCTGCATATTTCATATTCAAATTCCAAAAAGCTCTAATTTATGATATCATTAACTCCAGAGTAGAATTACATTACTCTGGGTTTGgcgctgatcctgcaaactcatgCACGTGAGTAACATTTTATGAACATGGGGGTGTTTAGAGGCCCTGCACCTTCTCCAGGATCTGGGCAATGCGCAGAGAATGAGCTTAAAGTCAGACATTGACAAAGGGACCATTACCTGCCAGGGATGGGACAGATGCAGTCTTTGCAAAATCATAAATAACCTTaaagtacaaaacaaaaacaccactaTTGGTTGGGCTGCACCAAGGGGGGCTCAGCAGGCTGGAGATATAGGGCAGGGGAACAACAACTTCCCTGATGCACTGAGACCTGGCTGGGAGTGAATATGATAAACATTGGacttcccatgatgcactgcagcagGAATGCACTGGTAGAAGTTagagactacatttcccatataTGCCAACCAAGCAAGAACAGGGACAACTGAGTCCATCCAGGAAGTCCATGGGGCATTTCACTGCTCTCCTCCCTATTTGGTGCATATATTAGAGGGCAGGGGGTAGAGATGGAAGCTGACCCATGGTGCAAACTTTCTTAGATGCCCTCTTCCTATTGAAGCCCCTTTAGTGCTGCTCAAACATCCTCATGGACCCATGAGACAGAGCAGTATTAGCTCCACTGGAGCAATGAGACAGAGATTCTGCAAGATGCCCTGTGTCATACAGCAAGTCTTAAGACAAGACAGGCTTGGACCTAGATCTCCTAGGTCTCCTTAAGGACATCCTTCCTTACATTTTTCCCAGAAGAGTTTTGCTCTGTACAGGTAAAGAAATATATTTATATGAAATGGCTGTGAGAGAACTAATGAACAAACACATTCTTCCCAACCACAAGACAGTTTTTCAACTTGACATAGAAAACCTGAAGTGAGAAGAACTGATGAGAAATTCTCACTTTTTCTGCAGCTTGAATGTGACAACAGAACTGCTGgtggcagtgttgtagctgtcttggtcccaggctattagacgcacaaggtgggtgagttttgttttgtaattggaccttctgttggtgaaaaacaagcttgcaagctacacagaactcttcttcaggtgacCAGTCtgtgaaagcttctctctctaaccaacaaaagttggtccaaaagAGATTACCACACCCAACTTGTGTCCCTAACAGGACTAGGTCAGACAGGAGGTGACTGTCCTGCAGTGGGCCAAATGATAGTGTCAAAGGGTCAGGAAATGCAACCTAGGCTAATCCTCTATGACAGCTTCCCCAGAATTGTGCGCTTTGGGCTCCTTCAGTTCTACAGTGATTTCATTGTATGCTTTAAGGGGCTATTTTCATTGTTTGTGCTGGAAAGATCCTTGGGGTGGAGTGTGTCCGATTATACAGCAGAAGTCAAGAGTTAACACCTGCAGATACAGGCCTGGTGCAGTAACCAAACACTTATACGCACTCCAGGGCAGATCGGATGTTTTCCCTAAGATATTGATGCCCAAACCCATGTGCAGAAGTCTGTCCAATAATGGCTACAGAACACACAAGCCCTCAGCACTAGCAGACAGAGTTCAGCTGTAAGTCATTGCCTCAGCTACCCCCAAAGGGCACAACATCCTAGGCTTGCGTGTTAGAAGAGTACACAACATTGCAGCATTAGTgactcacacagaaagtctgctTTGTCCTCAACTAAATCCAATCTTTACTCAAGAGGGACAAGTTAATCAGGGAGCAGCATCCCAGAGTCCAGGGCCCATTCCACAGAAAACAGGACCAGCCCTAAACTGGGGAACGTTCGAGCAGGCAGGTCCTTACGGATGAGTTTGGAACCCAACCTGTCATGTCTcagccctcacccacccacagACAAGTTCTCAACATTTTAGTCTTAAAAGGGGGTGAACGATCAGATTtatgctcctcccaccccacagataCAGAGGCCCGTATTTAACCTCAGAAAGGGTAAACTTGGCTGGAAGAGTCAAGGTGTGTGTGTCTCAAATCTgaactggaagcagcagccatgtCTCCTTGCTTTTCTGGTGCATATTCATTAACTATCAGGGGGCTCAAGCATTAGTGCCCCTTAATCAGGTTTTGTCCTTTGAACCTCTCATCCAGCCTGTGACTGGGACTCAGAGAAGACCTGGgcctttctgcaccccaaacaaggcagcagcctgagcccagatgaTAATACGTTTGGAGAAATGATACTCAGCTCCAGGAGTAGGATATCTGCCAGCGCACAAACCCCTGGCTTGCATTATGAGACATGCATCCCCAACCAAAAACTTCTTGTGGTACATCCTGCTCCTACTTGTCCCCTTCACCAACTGCTCTATGCCTTAATCTCCCTCCAGTGTGGCAGATGCCGCTGCATATACTGGACCAGAGGGTGCCCCCAGGTGGACAGATGCAGGTAGATGCACCAGGTAAAAACCatacttttttttattgttaaatcATAAAGGTATCAAAATTAAAAGAGGAAAATTACAGGGGATTTAACAGAACTATGGGGCGAGCCAGGGGCGTGGCAGGAGACAACACCATGAACACGTGGGCGGGCAGTGAgaaggaggctggggaggggccggTGACAGGCTCAATCTCAGGTGGGCACCTTGCTGGGGGGGTTGTGCCAGTGGCTTAGGAGTCATCTTCACCATTGGCACTGTCTCTGTCGTCCTCTCCTTCCTCCGCCTCCTTCTCGTCACCCTTGATGGATTccagctgggagagaggggacaggaaggggttagCCACAGTGATACCCACTCTGCCCTGGCTCTCTCTGGTTTCAGGGTTCATACCTGGTCATCCCCTCGATCCTCATTATCATCATCGTCCAGCAGGTCCCCCTCCTCAGCAGAGTCATCTGCCCCAGCCTCAGACTCCATCTTCACGTTGCTCTCCTCCTTCTTCATGGagctgctgctctgctcctcctcagACTTCTCGTTCTTCATCTCTGCAGGGGGTGAGGTTGGGTATCAGGGGAAATGCCACCCCAGGGCCTTGTGCCCACCCTCCATCCAGGGAGCTGAGGCTGCCCTGAGCAAAGCACACCCCATGGACGGGGACGGATTCTCCCAAGCCTACCACAGCTCCACACCAAGGACAAACCAACGTGGGTCCCCCGAGGGAGCCCCAcgtccttctccaccccccctctCACCCGTTTGTTTACTTTGATCCTTCTCGATCTTTTCCAGGCTCTCCAGCAGCGAATCCACTTTCTGTTTGATCTGGGTCAGCTCCTTCTTAATGGTCTGGATGTCATCACCTTTCACTGAAACCCAAGAGAAGTAGGGGACTGATTGCCACTAGGACCCATCCCAACAGGGTTCAGGCTGCAACCCTAACTCCAGAATGCAGGGCCTTAAGACCCCGCACAGGCAAGGGAAAGTTAGTATCAGTACACACTACTCAGAATGGGTCTGGCACCTGCAGCCTGTCTGACCCCGCCCCAGACCCCTCAAGTCAGCACTGCAGGCTCCAACACGTACATTTACCAGACTTGGAGGATGATCCTCGCTGACCACTCTTGGAATTAAAGCCACTCTTGCCTCGGCGGGAGGTGTTGCCAGAGACACGCTGGCGTTTGGAGGGCACCACAGCCCGGGcgatggggggaggtgggggcacaCGTGCTGGGTAGCTGTACATCCTAGGAGCAGGAGGAAAACAGTGACCCCCGAGCAACAGGAGGACCTCCATGCACCCACCTGCACACTGAGCTGCAGAGTGTTACGTCCCTTGAGAGATTGCATGTGCAGTGCTAAAGCTTATAGTCATCCTCCCAGGACACTCAACGTACCTGTCATAGTAATCTCGCTGGAAATCATAGTCCAGGTCAAAGGAGGACCTGGAAAAGAAAGCCCATGAGACAGGGTCAGGATGGGCAGACAGcctgggggagagaaaggggggaagaggaggagaaggaggaggtgatGGTGGGGAGGGACCCTGCTGAGGAAGTGGGGAAAGAGGTGCTGCTGCACCGAACCTGCTCCTCATGGAGGGAGACAGGACCCAGCAGCCCAGCCTGAGGGACTCATTGGCTTCTCAGTGTaggttatacacacacacacacggagccaTGCTGCAGGAGGGCTTTGCAGAGCAAACCCACCAGCACCTGTCTCTCCAGTTTGCCTACCACCCAGCTGCTACGAGCTGGGATGGGCCTGGGCAGAACCTCCCACACCCACAGAGCCCCAGCAATTCAtacacttggggcaggggcctaGGCAGCCCGAGACACCCAAGGGAGGCATCTAATGTGCAGCCACTTCCCAACATCCCTCCCCACCTCTgggagacagaaagagagagagaagaggtgcCCACGCAGGGCATAAACGCGATATAAAAAACATAAGGGTCCCGACCTGACTAGAGGGGACGGAGAAGGTGGTGCAGCTACTGACCCGTACATCTCTGCTGCCGACCGCTTCACGCCTGCCTTGCCCCGGTTCACCTTCGGCTCAGCCGCCAGGTTGATATCTGGAAGAGAAGCAGACACATGCTGAGCAGACAGCCCTACTCCTCATTGATGTGAGGAACTAACAACACTTCGACTGACTGGAGCCAGGCCCATAGGGGACAGCTCCTGGATCAGAGCCACTCTCCCCCACTGGAGTGCTAGCTCTGACCAGTGCAGCTCACCGGCATAAAGTGATAGCATGATCCGTGTTCCTCTCCAGCACGACCTGGTACCCAGACCCACCAAATGggccatggggaacagctggCAGTGGGGAAGCAGACACACAAGCGCTCATCTACCACAGAGGCCAGGCAACGGGAAGGCTCCCCACACAGGCAAGGCTTGCCCAGAAAAAATTCCCAACTCTAGACTGTGACCACAATGTATCCAGCTTGCAACAGGGCCTGTGTGTGTCAGTGACCCAGCCATGCACTGGCAATAGGGAAAGGGGCAGATTGCATAATGGGTGCCTCAGTCTCCATAGAGCCCCACAGACATCCCCTGATTCACATCCCTGTGCCCAAGACTTCTTGAGCATCATACCAACCTCCCTTGACAGGTCAGCACTAGGTGTCTGTTGGCTGCTGGCCAGTGCCCATAATAGCTTCTGAGATAAACCTGAgccctgggggaagaggcagtggcaTCTCTTGTATCAGAGATCTGCAGAGGGTCAGAaacctgctactctgaaacacacacccccatccccacccacccccatccattCCATGTTCAGTTCTCCTGCTCCCTCCTAGCTCCTGTGATCAGGCGCTACAGGGGggcacctcaacagcccaacaacTAGCCAGGATGGGAGTGTTGGGTGAAACTCTCACAGAACCTGGCTGGTGATCAGCTTATCTTCTGCAGTACGCGCGGATGGGGTGGGAGGCACAGCTAGGGGACGCCCACCAAGGGTCTGGCCAGCAATCTCCCTCGTATGGTGGGTAGGGTTAGGGCAGACAGGAGGTGCTTACCTGGGAACAGGCCAATGCTATCCCTGACATCTCCCCAAGTATGTGAGGGTGGAGGACTGTCTGGTCTGGCTTAGGGATGCAGTCAGGAGGCGCTCACCTAGGACCATGCACATGCTAACTCTGCGATACTCCTCGGTGTGCAGAAAGGGGTATCTAATCTGAGTTAGGGATGCAGCCAGGAGGCACTCACCTAGAACCTGGCCTGCGATCATCCGGCCATCCTCCCCAGCCACAGCAGCGCGGGCATTCCGCTCGTTGACATACTGCACAAAGGCAAAGCCCTTGTGCACAGAGCAGCCCACAATTTTGCCATACTTGGAGAAGATAGCCTCCACGTCAGACTTCTTCACCACCAGCGTGTTGAGATTCCCGATGAATACGCGCGAGTTCATGGAGCGCGGGTCTGTCTTGTTGGTGACGTTGCTGGCCATGGCTCACACGCAGCACGgacctgctggggtggggagagctggtCAGAGGGACAGTCACAGAAATGAACACACCCCATCTCCCTGCATCTCGGAGCCAGGTCCTGTCTCTACTGCCATCCATCCGGGCATCCAAGTGCTTTAGGACGAGGGACCGCGATCTCAGAACCTCCAGTCACACCACAAGGCATGACTCTCACAATTAGACTTGGGTGAGCAGAGGGAAGGCCTGTCCATGACTACAGAGTGATCCAGTGCCAGGGACAGCCAGATCCACCCCCTTTTAGAACTACCACtgtataaggcactggtgagagcTCATCTGGAATATGCTGTGCAATTccagtctcccatgtttaagaaagatgcagtcaaactggaacaggtgcagacaGCCTGCTAGGATGATCAGatgaatggaaaacctaccttatgaggggagacttaaggagcttgccTCATTTAGCCTAACAAAGTGAAGCCTGAGGGGAGATGTGACtgatctctataaatacatcagagggataaacaccaggaagGAAAGAGTTATTTTAATTAAGGgccaatgctggcacaagaacaaatggctataaactggccatcaacaagtttaggcctGAAATGAGACAAAGGTTTGTAACCAGCATAGGATTGAAGTTCTGgaagaccataagaacggccatactgggtcagaccaaaggtccatctagcccaggatcctgtcttccgacagtggccaatgccagatgccccagaggaaatgaacagaacaggtaatcagcaagtgatccatcccatcgccaattcccagcttctggcaaacagaggctagggacaccatccccgccaatcctggctaatagccattgatagacctatcctccatgcatttatctacttcttttttgaaccctgttagtcttggccttcacagcatcttctggcaaggagttccacaggttgattatgcattgtgtgaaaaaatacttccttttgttttaaacctgctgtctattaatttcatttggtggcccctagttcttgtgttatgaggagtaaataacacttccttatttactttctccacaccagtaatgattttatagacatctatcatatcccccctcagtcatcttttccaagctgaaaagtcccagtcttattaatctctcctcatacagcagccgttccaaacccctaattatttttgttgcccttttctgaaccctttccaagtccaatatatcttttttgagatggggcaaccacatctgcacacagtattcaagatgtgggcataccatgatttatatagaggcaatatgatatcttGTCTtactatccctttcttaatgattctcaacattctgttcacttttttgactgccgctgcacattgagtgggttTTTTCAgggaattatccacaatgactccaagatcccatgccaaggggagcagtggaggcaaaaaaaaaacctactttgtttcaagactgagctttaCAAGTTTAATAGACGTGATGATATGAGGCTACCTACATTGGCAAAAGGCCCATCTGTGACTTctattagcaaatatccccaacagtcaaaatgaaacactAGAAGGGGAGggttgagttactacagagaattctttcccaggtgtctgcctggtgggtcttgcccacatgctcagagtctaaacaccatatttggggtcaggaaataATTTCCCCCCAgaacagattggcagagaccttggggggggggggggggggagatattgCACCTGCCTCTGCAATGTGGAACACGGTTCATTTGATAGCTTGAACtaaagtaaatggtggattctttgtaacttgacGTCTAAGTCaagatttgaggacgtcagtagcTCAGCCAGAGGTTTCAGGCCTACTACAGGAGCATATAGGTGAGATTCTATAGCCTGATGTGCCTGAGGTCAAGCTAGATCATCATGATTGTTTCTTCTGTCCTTCAAGTCTATGAGTAACACTGTGTATACAAGCCCCCAGAGCATCTGTTGCTGCAGAAGACACTACAATACCTACGGAGAGGAGAGGCCCAACACCTAGCCCTAGGCACTTGCCTAGCTCTCCAACTTTTCCTGGTCCTGGAATACAACCAGTGCCAGACCCAGTCACATAGGGCTCCGTCTGGCCCGGAATCACCTGGCAGCAGCCACCACCTCAGAGGAAGCGCTAAGAAACCTCGCAGCAGAcagttccccacccccagcccccacagtTCCGGGTCAATCCAGAGTCTGAAGGAGGAAAGCTTAGATCCCTTCCACCCTTGGGTTTTAGGATGGGATTTCCAAAAGGAGCCTAGGAGTTTGGGACATGGGCAATAGCTCCCCCTCAGTACTTTTGGCTATCCCAGTCTTAACCCCGGCTAATGGAACTCTGGATGAACATGCCCAATCTGCCTGGACCCTACCAACCTCTTGGCCTCCTCAGCGACACCATGTGACGGGGAGTTCCACTGGCTATATGTCCATGGCATGAAACCATTTCCTTTTTAGCAGCATCACACTAGCTGCCTTTCCATTTCATTAACTCTGCCCTTGGTTCTGTAATGCGACTGCAGATCTACCAGCTGTTGTTGTGTACCCTCCATTCTCTCCCCTCTACGAGGGGCCGTCACAATCTCTTTGTGAAGCAGACAGGCTGGATGTGAACAAGCTCATGTGGACCCCTGGACCCTTTCTCCCAGCACGTCATTTCCATACTGGGAGTGGTGAGGGGCTGGACAGTCTTCGTGCAGACCCTGCCTTGTGCTCCACACCAGCCAATTCAGACCAAGGAGGCAGAGTGACCTTCTCTGGGTCACCCAGTGACATAGGGGCTCACCTCAGACCCAAGCACTTCACCAAGTGCTCTCCCTCCCCGACATTCTGTGCATGCTTTCCCAGCTGCCCTACAGACAAGAAGCTGTTCATGAAAGAGCAATAACTTGCCCCTTCTGATGCAGACAAGCACAGGATATGATGGGCATAGGGCAGTATACAGGCACTGTGCATCAGTGGTATGAGGCAAGGATCAGCATGGGGGCCATGCTGCATGACATGAAGATGGAGCACAGCTTTATTTCCACTTGCCTCTAATGAAGGGGATGTTCTCtcatggagctgcagggggctaggaggggaagggaacagaGGTCTGGAAGACTTCTTGAGAACTGTCCCCCATCTCTCAGGATGGGAGTGACCCTTTACACTCAACTCTGCTGCAAAGAAGATTTTGTGGGGGGCAACAAACAGCCCCACTCCCCAAAAGGGCAAGGCATTGGGGGCTGGTGAGTTAACACACCTGCATTTCGACAGCCAGACAGAGCATCTGCCAAGGGCTCAAGGACCATACAATGAACATGGCGCCAGTGGCAgtccctgctgcaggagcccttGGACTAAAGTAGCAGGGGTGGCTGcaagtcaggattgaggggccTCAGCAGAGCTTGGTGAGGACTCCAGGTCTTGAGAGC from Malaclemys terrapin pileata isolate rMalTer1 chromosome 12, rMalTer1.hap1, whole genome shotgun sequence includes the following:
- the HNRNPC gene encoding heterogeneous nuclear ribonucleoproteins C1/C2 isoform X3; its protein translation is MASNVTNKTDPRSMNSRVFIGNLNTLVVKKSDVEAIFSKYGKIVGCSVHKGFAFVQYVNERNARAAVAGEDGRMIAGQVLDINLAAEPKVNRGKAGVKRSAAEMYGSSFDLDYDFQRDYYDRMYSYPARVPPPPPIARAVVPSKRQRVSGNTSRRGKSGFNSKSGQRGSSSKSGKLKGDDIQTIKKELTQIKQKVDSLLESLEKIEKDQSKQTEMKNEKSEEEQSSSSMKKEESNVKMESEAGADDSAEEGDLLDDDDNEDRGDDQLESIKGDEKEAEEGEDDRDSANGEDDS
- the HNRNPC gene encoding heterogeneous nuclear ribonucleoproteins C1/C2 isoform X1, giving the protein MASNVTNKTDPRSMNSRVFIGNLNTLVVKKSDVEAIFSKYGKIVGCSVHKGFAFVQYVNERNARAAVAGEDGRMIAGQVLDINLAAEPKVNRGKAGVKRSAAEMYGSVAAPPSPSPLVRSSFDLDYDFQRDYYDRMYSYPARVPPPPPIARAVVPSKRQRVSGNTSRRGKSGFNSKSGQRGSSSKSGKLKGDDIQTIKKELTQIKQKVDSLLESLEKIEKDQSKQTEMKNEKSEEEQSSSSMKKEESNVKMESEAGADDSAEEGDLLDDDDNEDRGDDQLESIKGDEKEAEEGEDDRDSANGEDDS
- the HNRNPC gene encoding heterogeneous nuclear ribonucleoproteins C1/C2 isoform X2, producing MASNVTNKTDPRSMNSRVFIGNLNTLVVKKSDVEAIFSKYGKIVGCSVHKGFAFVQYVNERNARAAVAGEDGRMIAGQVLDINLAAEPKVNRGKAGVKRSAAEMYGSVAAPPSPSPLVRSSFDLDYDFQRDYYDRMYSYPARVPPPPPIARAVVPSKRQRVSGNTSRRGKSGFNSKSGQRGSSSKSGKLKGDDIQTIKKELTQIKQKVDSLLESLEKIEKDQKMKNEKSEEEQSSSSMKKEESNVKMESEAGADDSAEEGDLLDDDDNEDRGDDQLESIKGDEKEAEEGEDDRDSANGEDDS